A single region of the Acanthopagrus latus isolate v.2019 chromosome 11, fAcaLat1.1, whole genome shotgun sequence genome encodes:
- the med16 gene encoding mediator of RNA polymerase II transcription subunit 16 has translation MELAYVCEWEKRPKSTHCPSIPLVCSWSCRNLVAFTTDLKNDDDDKDVSHMIHIIDTEHPWDVYSINSGHTEVISCLEWDQSGSRLLSADGDGQIKCWSMSDHLVNSWESVLSSSLDGDPIVALSWLHNGVKLALHVEMSGSTNFGEKFSRVKFSPSLTLFGGKPMEGWLAVTVSGLVTVSLLKPGGALLTASESLCRLRGRVALADIAFTGGGNIVVAATDGSSSSPIQFYKVVVSVVSEKCRIDTELLPSLFLRCTTDPLRREKYPAVTHLKFLTRENSEQVLLCASNQSGSIVECWSLRKEGLPVNNIFQHRSPVVGEKQPTILKWRILTTTNDLERVSAVALPKLPISISNTDLKVASDTKFCPGLGLALAFHDGSIQILHRLSLHTMGVFYSSSSSSSQRPGDESAIKRQRTGGPTLHFKALQFSWTSLALAGVDNHGKLHMLRVSPSMGQVLEMNTTLRHLLFLLEYCMVTGYDWWDVLLHVQPTMVHNLVEKLHEEYMRQNQALQQVLATRILAVKASLCKLSTATAARACDFHAKLLLIAISSTLKSLLRPHVLNTPDKSPGDRLTEICAKNTDTDIDKVMINLKTEEFVLDGPPLQSLQQLIQWVGDFVLYLLANLPNQGSMVRPGFGFMRDGASLGMLREMLVMIRIWGLLKPGCLPTFTATFDNQDSMQLLFRLLTKLWLCSRDDSPPQDPDESLIDECCLLPSQLLVPSMDWLPVNDGVIVKLQGKQPLRLQFGKASSLPGGGATTPLEVFTRSPGSQKMDNLRCVHMGVCPTEESKACTRCGCVTMLRSPNKTNAMKQWEQRWIKNCLCGGLWRRIPPTLT, from the exons ATGGAGCTGGCctatgtgtgtgagtgggagaAACGCCCAAAAAGCACTCActgtccctccatccctctggtCTGCTCCTGGTCCTGCAGGAACCTGGTGGCCTTCACCACAGACCTGAAgaacgatgatgatgacaaag atgttaGTCATATGATCCACATCATAGATACTGAGCACCCCTGGGACGTTTACTCCATCAATTCTGGACACACTGAGGTCATTTCCTGTCTGGAGTGGGACCAATCAG gctcgAGGCTGCTGTCTGCAGACGGGGACGGTCAGATTAAATGTTGGTCGATGTCTGATCACCTGGTGAACAGCTGGGAGAGCGTCCTGTCCAGCTCTCTGGATGGAGATCCGATCGTGGCTCTGAGCTGGCTGCACAACGGAGTGAAGCTTGCCCTGCACGTCGAGATG TCAGGTTCTACAAACTTCGGGGAGAAGTTCTCTCGGGTGAAGTTCTCTCCGTCTCTGACTCTGTTTGGAGGGAAGCCAATGGAGGGTTGGTTGGCAGTGACGGTGAGCGGTTTGGTTACCGTGTCGTTGTTGAAGCCAGGTGGCGCATTGCTGACAGCCAGTGAGAGTTTGTGTCGACTCAGGGGACGCGTGGCGCTAGCCGACATCGCCTTCACCGGAGGAGGGAACATCGTGGTGGCAGCGACCGATGGCAGCAGCTCATCCCCCATCCAATTCTACAAG gtGGTCGTCAGCGTGGTGAGCGAGAAGTGTCGCATTGACACTGAACTGTTACCGTCTCTGTTCCTGCGCTGCACCACCGACCCTCTGAGGAGGGAGAAGTACCCCGCTGTCACACACCTCAAGTTCCTCACCAGAGAGAACTCTGAACAG gtttTGCTTTGTGCATCCAATCAGAGCGGAAGCATTGTGGAGTGTTGGTCTCTGAGAAAGGAGGGACTTCCTGTCAACAACATCTTCCAGCACCGCTCACCAGTTG TGGGCGAGAAGCAGCCAACCATCCTGAAGTGGAGGATCCTGACGACCACCAATGACCTGGAACGAGTGTCCGCTGTTGCTCTGCCCAAACTGCCCATCTCTATATCCAACACTGACCTGAAGGTGGCGTCAGACACCAAGTTCTGCCCCGGACTCG GTCTGGCTCTGGCTTTCCATGACGGCAGTATTCAGATCCTCCACCGTCTGTCCCTACACACCATGGGAGTCTTCTACagctcttcatcctcctccagtCAGAGACCTGGAGACGAGTCTGCCATTAAACGCCAAAGAACGGGAGGCCCCACCCTCCACTTCAAGGCCCTGCAATTCTCGTGGACCTCGCTGGCGCTGGCTGGAGTCGACAACCATGGCAAG CTCCATATGCTGCGAGTGTCGCCATCTATGGGTCAGGTGCTGGAGATGAACACAACGCTGCGCCATCTGCTGTTCCTGTTGGAGTACTGCATGGTGACAGGCTATGACTGGTGGGACGTCCTGCTGCACGTGCAGCCCACTATGGTGCACAACCTGGTGGAGAAGCTGCACGAGGAGTACATGAGGCAGAACCAGGCACTGCAGCAG GTTCTGGCGACACGTATCTTGGCAGTGAAAGCGTCTCTCTGTAAACTCTCTACGGCGACAGCAGCACGAGCCTGCGACTTCCAtgccaaactgctgctgatcGCCATCAGCTCCACCTTAAAGTCTCTGCTGAGGCCGCACGTCCTCAACACACCTGACAAGAGTCCAGGTGACAGACTGACCGAGATCTGCGCcaagaacacagacacag ATATTGATAAGGTGATGATCAATCTGAAGACGGAGGAGTTTGTGTTGGATGGCCCCCCCCTTCAgtccctgcagcagctcatccaGTGGGTGGGAGACTTTGTCCTCTACCTGCTGGCCAACCTGCCCAACCAG GGCTCCATGGTCCGGCCAGGGTTTGGCTTCATGAGAGACGGGGCGTCTCTGGGAATGCTAAGGGAGATGCTGGTGATGATCAGGATCTGGGGACTGCTGAAGCCCGGCTGCCTGCCCACATTCACTGCCACGTTTGACAACCAGGACAGCATGCAGCTGCTGTTCAGACTGCTCACAAAGCTGTGGCTCTGCT ccCGGGACGACAGCCCCCCCCAGGACCCTGATGAGAGTCTGATAGACGAGTGCTGCCTGCTGCCCAGTCAGCTGCTGGTTCCCAGTATGGACTGGCTCCCAGTGAATGATGGGGTCATCGTAAAGCTGCAGGGGAAACAACCGCTCAGGCTGCAGTTTGGAAAAGCTTCATCTCTGCCTGGAGGGGGCGCCACCACCCCACTGGAGGTCTTCACCAG gagtcCTGGCTCTCAGAAGATGGATAACCTGCGTTGTGTTCATATGGGAGTTTGTCCCACGGAGGAGAGCAAGGCCTGCACCAG GTGTGGCTGTGTGACGATGCTTCGTTCTCCCAACAAGACAAACGCCATGAAGCAGTGGGAGCAGCGCTGGATCAAAAACTGTCTGTGTGGAGGTCTGTGGAGGAGGATCCCTCCtacactcacctga
- the plppr3b gene encoding phospholipid phosphatase-related protein type 3 yields MMMMMTSSEKMKKKPPKDSLTLLPCFYFVELPIVASSMVSLYFLELTDVVQPAQVGFRCHDRELSMPYVDGGDELIPLLMLLSLAFAGPAASIMLVEGLIYCLQSRLKLRRPEGSINAGGCNFNSFLRRTVRFVGVHVFGLCATALVTDIIQLSTGYHAPFFLTVCKPNYTLAGGSCDRNAYVTKDICAGHDQHAIMAARKTFPSQHATLSAFAAVYVSMYFNSTISDSTKLLKPVLVFAFAIAAALTGLTQITQHRSHPIDVYVGFLIGAFIAAYLAFHAVANFKSSDDFIPTPPPPPPKEDPLRALTERGHESVYNKGPASASESNDEIAAAPAPMDRLEGLGPLQREKDSMGSLKRASVDVELLAPRSPMGKETMLTFSNTLPRASMNVNGVLGANIGPEDLVQQVQPVQPVQRRLKAVQVPMDPMRSQQLVSEWKQKSMEMRGLSIRDEAECEASEEGSEVGSVGTDEGGSQLPIYQPAVQSGRTASSRNPTPPPGGAKAVVTPRPPQIPEAGPPPVSPKSALTRAKWLAIREKASGEGSVRGAANQPRLMQVIAMSKQQGLLPSSSSGEKSSETTSTCSGTSSTTDSPHYRPPYEQREGLGIITVDAHAPHHPVVQAPPHPQAPALAGNGNPWEWAGASNGGDPRDTYDLNSQNRGDSAAHGSSFRPHRSASPRATVDSDLAQPPPNPQVELSVDAQRREIAMRRKTALVLLDRESRNKTEQENYYKSLQGRRFKD; encoded by the exons atgatgatgatgatgacctcatcagagaagatgaagaagaaaccTCCAAAGGACAGCCTGACTCTGCTGCcatgtttttactttgtggAG CTGCCCATTGTGGCTTCTTCCATGGTGTCTCTGTACTTCCTGGAGCTGACTGACGTGGTGCAGCCAGCTCAGGTCGGGTTCCGCTGCCACGACCGAGAGCTCAGCATGCCGTATGTGGACGGAGGAGACGAGCTGATCccactgctgatgctgctgagcCTCGCCTTCGCCGGGCCCGCCGCCTCA aTCATGCTGGTTGAAGGTCTCATCTACTGTCTGCAGTCCAGACTGAAGCTCCGCAGACCTGAAGGAAGCATCAACGCAGGTGGCTGCAACTTCAACTCCTTTCTGAGGAGGACAGTGCGTTTTGTAG GTGTGCACGTGTTCGGTCTGTGTGCGACGGCGCTGGTCACTGACATCATCCAGCTGTCGACAGGTTACCACGCGCCATTCTTCCTCACTGTCTGTAAACCCAACTACACTCTGGCCGGCGGCTCCTGCGACAGAAATGCTTACGTCACTAAAGACATCTGTGCGGGACACGACCAGCACGCCATCATGGCCGCCAG GAAAACTTTCCCTTCCCAGCATGCAACTCTGTCTGCCTTCGCAgctgtttatgtttct ATGTATTTTAACTCAACCATCTCTGATAGCACCAAGCTGCTCAAACCCGTCCTGGTGTTTGCCTTCGCCATCGCGGCAGCGTTAACAGGTCTGACTCAGATCACTCAGCATCGCAGCCATCCCATCGACGTGTACGTAGGCTTCCTCATCGGCGCCTTCATCGCTGCTTATCTG gCTTTTCACGCTGTTGCCAACTTCAAGTCCTCTGATGACTTTAttcccacccccccaccaccaccaccgaaAGAGGACCCTTTACGAGCACTGACTGAGCGAGGACACGAGTCCGTCTACAATAAGGGCCCTGCCTCCGCCTCAGAGAGTAACGATGAGATAGCGGCGGCTCCGGCCCCCATGGACCGGCTTGAGGGCCTGGGGCccctgcagagggagaaggacTCCATGGGGAGTCTGAAGAGGGCCAGTGTGGATGTGGAGTTGCTGGCTCCTCGCAGCCCCATGGGCAAGGAGACCATGCTGACCTTCAGCAACACACTGCCAAGGGCCAGCATGAATGTTAATGGTGTGCTGGGGGCCAACATCGGCCCGGAGGACCTGGTTCAGCAGGTGCAGCCAGTGCAGCCTGTGCAGCGGCGTCTGAAGGCAGTGCAGGTTCCCATGGACCCGATGCGTTCGCAGCAGCTGGTGTCAGAGTGGAAGCAAAAGTCGATGGAGATGAGAGGGCTGAGCATCCGGGACGAGGCAGAGTGCGAGGCCAGTGAGGAGGGCTCCGAGGTGGGGTCTGTGGGGACCGACGAGGGGGGGTCTCAGCTTCCCATCTACCAGCCTGCAGTGCAGTCTGGGAGGACAGCCTCCAGTCGCAACCCCACCCCACCTCCAGGTGGTGCCAAAGCTGTGGTGACTCCCAGACCACCACAGATCCCTGAAGCAGGACCTCCACCAGTGTCCCCAAAGAGCGCCTTGACCCGGGCCAAGTGGCTCGCCATCCGGGAGAAGGCAAGCGGGGAGGGATCAGTCCGTGGAGCCGCCAATCAGCCACGACTCATGCAGGTCATCGCCATGTCAAAGCAGCAGGgcctcctcccatcctcctcctcgggGGAGAAATCTTCTgagaccacctccacctgctccggcacctcctccaccaccgaCTCCCCCCACTATCGCCCTCCATATGAGCAGCGAGAGGGGCTGGGTATCATCACCGTGGATGCCCACGCCCCTCACCATCCTGTTGTCCAAGCCCCACCGCATCCTCAAGCCCCAGCCCTCGCGGGTAACGGTAACCCTTGGGAGTGGGCGGGGGCGTCCAATGGGGGTGACCCACGAGACACCTACGACTTAAACAGCCAGAATCGGGGTGACTCTGCTGCCCATGGCAGCAGCTTCAGGCCACACCGCTCTGCCTCGCCACGCGCCACAGTCGACTCCGATCTGGCCCAGCCTCCCCCCAACCCACAGGTGGAGCTGTCAGTGGACGCCCAGCGCAGGGAGATAGCCATGAGACGCAAGACGGCGCTGGTTCTGTTGGATCGAGAGAGTCGTAACAAGACTGAGCAGGAGAACTATTACAAGAGTCTGCAGGGACGAAGGTTCAAGGATTAG